In a genomic window of Telopea speciosissima isolate NSW1024214 ecotype Mountain lineage chromosome 5, Tspe_v1, whole genome shotgun sequence:
- the LOC122661298 gene encoding UPF0481 protein At3g47200-like produces the protein MVAVFNKELLSWYLITLKLRETVEAGIANSPGSTSSRDLQLRPLQRQQSQTQPPPDQQRLTLQESSFSQSHLISINGDDENVKEEREVTNPMESDWAISIREKLEQAHQDHEAASWAKLCIYRVPQYLRVGDDYGKADKAFVPQIVSLGPYHHGRKNLRDMDRHKWRSLHQILKRTHQDVKLYLDSIREVEEKARACYEGPIPLSSNEFVEMMVLDGCFVLELFRGAAGGFEHLGYSRNDPVFAMRGGMHSIQRDMIMLENQIPLFILDRLLGLQIGNPNQRGLVAKLALPFFDPLTPTDEPLQNSDRNKLEYSITPFDPLIDKDGLHCLGVFRQSLLRRGPGPEPHASRNWMKWRSHAVRVADKRRQQLIHCVTELREAGVKFRKRKTDRFWDIKFENGVLWIPRLLIHDGTKSLFLNLIALEQCHLDCTNDITSYVIFMDNLINSPGDVGYLHYCEIIEHWLGSDAEVADLFNRLCQEVVFDINDSYLSRLSEQVNRYYNHRWNAWRASLKHNYFNNPWAIISFVAAVVLLVLTLAQTFYSVYGYYWPNS, from the coding sequence ATGGTAGCAGTGTTTAATAAGGAGCTTTTAAGTTGGTATCTCATCACTCTCAAACTGAGGGAAACAGTGGAAGCTGGAATCGCAAACTCACCTGGTTCTACCTCTTCACGTGACCTTCAATTGCGACCACTGCAACGGCAACAATCACAGACACAGCCACCTCCGGATCAGCAGCGGCTGACGCTGCAAGAATCCTCCTTTTCGCAATCGCATTTGATATCAATCAATGGTGACGATGAAAAtgttaaagaagaaagagaagtaacGAATCCAATGGAATCAGATTGGGCGATATCCATTAGAGAAAAGCTAGAGCAAGCCCATCAAGATCATGAAGCTGCCTCATGGGCCAAGCTCTGCATCTACCGAGTCCCACAGTACCTCCGTGTGGGCGACGATTACGGTAAGGCCGACAAGGCCTTCGTCCCCCAAATCGTTTCCCTGGGTCCTTACCATCACGGCCGGAAGAACCTCCGAGACATGGACCGTCACAAGTGGCGTTCACTCCATCAGATTCTGAAGCGAACCCATCAAGACGTGAAACTCTACCTCGATTCCATCCGGGAGGTTGAGGAGAAGGCTCGAGCTTGCTACGAAGGACCAATCCCTCTCAGCAGCAACGAATTCGTGGAGATGATGGTTCTCGATGGCTGCTTCGTTCTCGAGCTCTTCCGAGGTGCCGCCGGGGGTTTCGAGCATCTGGGCTACTCTCGAAACGACCCTGTCTTCGCAATGCGAGGAGGGATGCACTCAATCCAGCGAGACATGATCATGCTTGAGAACCAAATCCCACTCTTCATCCTCGATCGTCTTCTGGGTCTCCAGATTGGAAACCCTAACCAGAGAGGGCTGGTGGCAAAACTCGCACTCCCATTCTTCGATCCATTGACACCGACGGATGAGCCACTACAAAACAGCGATCGGAACAAGCTGGAATACTCGATCACCCCCTTCGATCCATTGATAGATAAAGACGGCCTCCATTGCCTGGGCGTTTTCCGGCAAAGCCTCCTGCGTCGAGGCCCTGGACCAGAACCACATGCTTCGAGGAATTGGATGAAATGGAGATCGCACGCGGTGAGGGTCGCCGACAAGCGAAGGCAGCAGTTAATCCATTGCGTGACGGAGCTGAGGGAAGCAGGAGTGAAATTCAGGAAGAGGAAGACGGATCGCTTCTGGGACATCAAATTCGAGAACGGTGTACTGTGGATACCCAGGCTTTTGATCCACGACGGGACCAAATCTCTGTTCCTGAACCTGATTGCGTTAGAACAGTGCCATCTAGACTGCACAAACGACATAACGTCTTACGTGATTTTCATGGACAACCTGATAAACTCGCCTGGGGATGTGGGTTACCTCCATTACTGCGAGATCATAGAGCATTGGTTAGGAAGTGATGCAGAGGTGGCCGACCTGTTCAATAGGCTGTGTCAAGAGGTGGTGTTCGACATCAACGACAGCTACCTCTCCCGGTTGTCCGAGCAGGTGAATCGATACTATAATCACAGGTGGAACGCATGGCGGGCCAGCTTGAAGCACAACTACTTCAACAATCCTTGGGCCATCATCTCCTTCGTTGCTGCTGTTGTC